In Bacteroidota bacterium, one DNA window encodes the following:
- a CDS encoding DUF1003 domain-containing protein, producing MYKSLLSKTPLAPEEAIHLGSLSPGVLQQLRARLSELPSDGYISRKELATLTEAHFAERLRLVTNDLSNTEREVLQSIRANTLISKGPEEDEILTTGQRLADRISRFGGSWLFIILFLIFILMWLALNLATWLGSFDPYPFILLNLVLSCVAAMQAPIILMSQNRKEEKDRQRSINDYKVNLKAELEIQELHEKMERLLTRLDGQRQPPVQRPGGSDAPGFGPSKQ from the coding sequence TTGTATAAAAGCCTTTTATCCAAAACCCCCCTGGCACCTGAGGAGGCCATACACCTCGGCAGCCTAAGCCCTGGTGTTTTACAGCAGCTTCGGGCTCGGCTGTCTGAGTTGCCGTCTGATGGCTATATTAGTCGTAAAGAGTTAGCAACGCTAACTGAAGCCCATTTTGCTGAGCGCCTACGCCTGGTCACGAACGATCTGAGCAACACCGAACGAGAGGTGCTCCAGAGCATACGCGCTAACACCCTGATTAGCAAGGGGCCTGAAGAGGACGAAATCCTGACCACCGGTCAGCGTCTGGCAGACAGGATCAGCCGCTTTGGGGGTAGTTGGCTGTTTATTATTTTGTTTCTGATTTTTATTCTGATGTGGTTGGCGCTCAATCTGGCCACCTGGTTGGGTTCCTTCGACCCCTATCCTTTTATCTTGCTCAACTTGGTGCTAAGCTGTGTAGCCGCCATGCAGGCGCCCATCATCCTGATGAGCCAAAACCGGAAGGAGGAAAAGGACCGTCAACGCAGCATCAACGACTACAAGGTGAACCTGAAAGCAGAGCTGGAAATACAAGAATTGCATGAGAAAATGGAGCGTCTGCTAACCAGGCTGGACGGCCAACGGCAGCCGCCCGTGCAGCGGCCAGGTGGGTCAGATGCGCCGGGCTTTGGACCCAGTAAACAGTAA
- a CDS encoding sigma-70 family RNA polymerase sigma factor: MQFEDLIPTYGPRLYAHIRRMVVDHAVADDLLQNVWLKAWKNRSAFRGDSQPATWLFRIAHNEALDHLRREKKRRQLAPDAATAWLTSQATQAFSPDADETIQLLHKAVHTLPERQRTVFEFRYFEELSYEEISNITGTTVGSLKASYHHAVKKIEAFVTQALNPTGV; encoded by the coding sequence ATGCAGTTTGAAGATCTGATCCCCACCTATGGCCCCCGGCTATATGCGCACATCCGCCGCATGGTGGTGGATCATGCTGTGGCAGACGATTTGCTACAGAACGTGTGGCTGAAGGCCTGGAAGAACCGTAGTGCGTTTAGGGGGGACAGCCAGCCTGCCACCTGGCTCTTTCGCATTGCGCACAACGAAGCCCTGGACCACCTGCGCAGGGAGAAAAAGCGGCGGCAGCTGGCACCAGATGCTGCCACGGCCTGGCTAACCAGCCAGGCTACACAGGCTTTTTCGCCCGATGCGGACGAAACCATACAGCTACTGCACAAGGCTGTGCACACCCTGCCCGAGCGGCAGCGTACCGTATTCGAGTTTCGCTACTTTGAAGAACTGAGCTACGAGGAAATAAGCAACATAACCGGTACTACCGTGGGTAGCCTAAAGGCCAGCTACCACCACGCCGTAAAAAAAATTGAGGCATTTGTAACCCAGGCATTAAACCCGACAGGGGTTTAG
- a CDS encoding YHYH protein, with amino-acid sequence MALLFVLGACKKSDDDNNNDTQGTTTALQNKVTVTEADGLRKFESNNIPDHTVGTFPNSGNPFTLQEIEVKRQMPLAPTQLNTPLITTGYEFGLGINGVVMDPNGPFYIEGREQYAIQNPFEGLASGWQYEAVSQVREKLGLDLNEAHLQPPGLYHYHGYPQEFVKVQREKQLGAGKTGMVLLGYAADGYPIYNETAPSVATDLSSALKTLKSSYRLKSGERPVNPESKPKAPTGAHDGTYVQDYEYVAGLGDLDACNGRTGVTKEYPNGTYYYVITSTWPYIPRYFRGKPDESFRILPPDGTTPPPPQNKRGSAEHPGHTHGAIMWHSHN; translated from the coding sequence ATGGCACTGCTATTTGTGCTGGGTGCGTGCAAAAAGTCTGACGACGACAACAACAATGACACACAGGGCACGACCACTGCGCTACAGAACAAGGTAACCGTAACTGAAGCGGATGGCTTACGCAAGTTCGAGTCGAACAACATCCCCGATCATACAGTCGGTACTTTTCCCAACTCTGGAAACCCCTTTACCCTACAAGAAATAGAGGTAAAGCGCCAGATGCCGCTTGCCCCCACCCAGCTGAATACGCCCCTGATTACGACCGGCTACGAGTTTGGCCTGGGTATAAACGGAGTGGTTATGGATCCCAATGGCCCCTTCTATATTGAAGGTCGGGAACAATATGCCATTCAGAACCCCTTTGAAGGATTAGCGAGCGGGTGGCAATATGAGGCTGTATCACAAGTTCGTGAAAAGCTTGGACTTGACCTGAATGAGGCCCATCTGCAGCCGCCCGGCCTGTATCACTACCACGGGTATCCGCAGGAGTTTGTAAAGGTGCAGCGGGAAAAGCAACTGGGTGCCGGAAAGACCGGTATGGTACTGCTAGGCTATGCGGCAGATGGCTACCCCATCTACAATGAGACGGCACCCTCTGTCGCCACAGATCTTTCGTCGGCACTGAAGACGCTGAAAAGCAGCTACCGGCTGAAGAGTGGGGAACGCCCTGTAAACCCGGAGAGTAAGCCCAAAGCACCTACCGGTGCACACGACGGGACCTACGTGCAGGACTATGAATATGTAGCGGGCTTGGGAGACCTGGATGCGTGTAATGGGCGAACCGGTGTAACCAAGGAGTATCCCAACGGAACCTACTACTACGTGATAACGAGCACATGGCCCTACATACCGCGCTACTTCCGGGGCAAGCCAGACGAGAGTTTTCGCATTCTGCCCCCGGATGGCACCACCCCGCCGCCGCCCCAGAATAAAAGGGGGAGTGCCGAGCACCCGGGCCATACGCATGGGGCCATTATGTGGCACTCGCATAACTAG
- a CDS encoding S8 family peptidase: MRKNGQLYAHTFIHTQGAVDLAHYGVLYDARKEPGNVLKALVPVSNLRSLAADPAVKYMEIGKPVKVKLDAARSATRVDEVHAGTGLASAYTGEGVVVGIIDIGMDYAHPTFFDQSGTANYRIKRVWDQNAEDGTTPANYDYGAEYTTQQSILDAAYDLPGDVPHATHVTGIAAGSGGGLASYVGVAPESEIVYVSISQADGSIADAAEYIFDYATSVNKPCVINMSLGIHEGPHDGNSTLDKAFDQLAGPGRLLVGSAGNEGDIPLHLQKVFSATNNQLYSFVLFPDNSVAGSTYVDIWGEPGQTFQVAVHVYNQETDEFEASTSLVSTSSDQALDFTLVDQDTEAGDETKVFIGTEASSENNNKPHAYITFDHSTQDDDFKPVLVEVRASSGTVHVWAEDPNMFTAGGKAAPFMDGNTSYTVGEIGGTGKSVITAGAYNTKKTWTALGGETVTQSYSLYEIADFSSQGPTVDGRIKPDITAPGNYVVSAISTFGNSIPGEFDDIFIAEVGAGGAGHYYGAFQGTSMASPMVAGTLALMLEANPSLTPTQARTLLSSGAITDTHTGTIPTAGSNTWGWGKLNAQASLQLLTGATSRAQADPSSSFLVFPNPSQGTLQVVLADGGSSAYSGYRLVNALGQTVSSQSIGISTGQFEIRGLPAGMYSLILDSATQSVAQKVVVQP; this comes from the coding sequence GTGCGCAAGAATGGCCAACTCTACGCGCATACCTTTATCCATACACAAGGGGCGGTAGACTTGGCGCACTATGGCGTTTTGTACGATGCCCGCAAGGAGCCAGGTAATGTGTTAAAGGCGCTTGTTCCGGTTTCCAACCTAAGGAGCCTGGCTGCCGACCCCGCCGTGAAGTACATGGAGATAGGAAAACCCGTAAAAGTAAAACTGGACGCGGCCCGAAGCGCTACACGGGTGGATGAGGTGCATGCAGGCACGGGCCTCGCCAGCGCCTATACGGGCGAAGGCGTAGTGGTAGGCATTATTGATATAGGCATGGACTACGCCCACCCTACTTTTTTTGATCAAAGCGGTACTGCAAACTATCGGATAAAGCGAGTTTGGGACCAGAATGCTGAGGATGGTACTACGCCCGCAAACTATGACTATGGTGCTGAGTACACCACCCAGCAGAGCATATTGGATGCAGCCTATGACCTGCCTGGGGACGTACCGCACGCCACCCATGTAACAGGTATAGCCGCCGGATCGGGTGGGGGGCTGGCTAGCTATGTAGGCGTAGCCCCGGAGAGCGAAATTGTTTACGTGTCTATTTCTCAGGCAGATGGCTCCATAGCAGACGCAGCCGAATACATATTTGATTATGCAACCTCGGTAAACAAGCCCTGTGTTATAAACATGAGCCTAGGCATACATGAGGGTCCGCATGATGGCAATTCGACCCTGGACAAGGCCTTTGACCAGCTGGCTGGGCCAGGTCGGCTACTGGTTGGGTCTGCGGGTAATGAGGGCGATATCCCGCTGCATTTGCAGAAGGTATTCTCGGCTACCAATAATCAGCTTTATTCGTTTGTCCTCTTCCCGGATAATTCGGTGGCTGGCTCTACCTATGTGGATATCTGGGGAGAACCGGGCCAAACCTTTCAGGTGGCAGTCCATGTGTATAATCAGGAGACGGATGAGTTCGAGGCCTCTACAAGCCTGGTGTCTACCAGTTCGGATCAGGCTCTTGACTTTACCCTGGTAGATCAGGATACGGAGGCCGGGGATGAGACCAAAGTATTTATTGGCACAGAGGCCAGCTCAGAAAACAACAACAAACCACACGCCTACATCACGTTCGACCATTCAACTCAGGATGATGATTTCAAGCCTGTGCTGGTAGAGGTGCGGGCTAGCTCAGGCACCGTACATGTGTGGGCGGAAGACCCCAATATGTTTACCGCCGGGGGTAAGGCTGCTCCCTTTATGGATGGCAACACAAGCTATACGGTAGGCGAGATAGGGGGTACGGGCAAGAGTGTAATAACCGCGGGTGCCTACAACACCAAAAAGACCTGGACTGCACTGGGTGGGGAAACCGTTACGCAGAGTTATAGTCTGTACGAGATTGCCGATTTCTCCAGCCAGGGGCCTACGGTAGATGGACGCATCAAGCCTGATATAACTGCACCGGGAAACTATGTTGTTTCTGCTATCAGCACATTTGGAAACTCAATTCCGGGCGAGTTCGATGATATCTTTATAGCGGAGGTGGGCGCAGGGGGCGCTGGCCACTACTACGGGGCATTTCAGGGTACTTCCATGGCTTCGCCCATGGTGGCTGGCACCCTGGCCCTGATGCTGGAGGCAAACCCCAGCCTGACCCCTACCCAGGCACGCACGCTGCTGAGTAGTGGTGCCATTACGGATACCCATACAGGTACCATCCCCACGGCCGGTAGCAATACCTGGGGCTGGGGCAAGTTGAACGCTCAGGCCAGCCTCCAGCTGCTCACCGGCGCTACCTCACGTGCGCAGGCAGATCCGTCCTCCAGCTTTCTGGTCTTCCCCAACCCCAGCCAGGGTACGCTACAGGTGGTGCTGGCAGATGGCGGATCTTCTGCTTATTCGGGCTACCGCCTGGTGAATGCGCTGGGACAAACCGTCTCTAGCCAGTCTATTGGTATCAGCACCGGTCAGTTCGAGATCCGGGGCTTGCCAGCTGGTATGTACTCACTCATTCTAGATTCTGCCACCCAGTCGGTAGCACAAAAAGTAGTGGTACAGCCCTAG
- a CDS encoding T9SS type A sorting domain-containing protein, giving the protein MLGDGASSPYTQCRLVSTLGQTVYSQSIGTGTRQLELSGLPAGLYTLILDGGTEPVAQKVVVQP; this is encoded by the coding sequence GTGCTAGGCGATGGAGCCAGCTCGCCCTACACACAGTGCCGACTGGTGAGCACCTTGGGCCAGACTGTCTATAGCCAGTCTATTGGCACCGGCACCCGGCAGCTAGAGCTTAGCGGCCTGCCCGCTGGCCTCTACACCCTCATCCTGGATGGCGGCACCGAGCCCGTAGCACAAAAAGTAGTGGTACAGCCCTAG
- the trpA gene encoding tryptophan synthase subunit alpha, with the protein MSPNPTLQKHPLMGHLVLGYPSLAESERTAMAYLEAGVQLLELQIPFSDPSADGFTITHANHVAIAQGTDTEHCLRAIDRLQAYALLLATQDGITRTVIPMTYLNKLVAYGLERFAREMLAIGISSIIVPDLPLDTPQAHTLIRQGLKPVPVLASNVPPARLAQLLAHQPDYVYIMADFKITGQQFTLDPRVSTLIAAIRHQCRAQVGIGFGISTGPHVQAVLRTADFAIVGSALIRAQEAGNLAEKLTELLEG; encoded by the coding sequence ATGAGCCCGAACCCAACCCTACAAAAGCACCCCCTAATGGGCCACCTGGTGCTGGGCTACCCCAGCCTGGCGGAGAGTGAGCGTACCGCTATGGCCTATCTGGAAGCTGGTGTGCAGCTACTGGAGCTACAGATCCCGTTCTCCGACCCCTCGGCAGATGGCTTTACCATTACCCATGCGAATCATGTAGCCATTGCACAAGGAACCGATACCGAGCACTGCCTACGAGCGATCGACAGGCTACAGGCATACGCCCTGCTACTAGCCACACAAGACGGTATAACACGAACCGTTATCCCCATGACGTACCTGAACAAGCTGGTAGCCTACGGGCTGGAACGCTTTGCCAGGGAGATGCTAGCGATAGGTATCTCGAGCATTATTGTACCCGATCTGCCCCTGGATACCCCCCAGGCGCATACGCTCATCCGGCAGGGCCTGAAGCCTGTGCCCGTGCTGGCCAGCAATGTACCCCCTGCCAGGCTGGCGCAGCTACTGGCCCACCAGCCCGACTATGTATACATCATGGCCGATTTCAAGATTACCGGACAGCAGTTCACGCTCGACCCCCGGGTAAGCACCCTGATAGCGGCCATACGCCACCAATGCCGGGCACAGGTGGGCATTGGCTTTGGCATCAGCACCGGCCCACACGTGCAGGCCGTACTGCGCACAGCCGACTTTGCCATTGTGGGTAGTGCACTCATACGCGCACAGGAGGCCGGAAACCTGGCCGAGAAGCTAACGGAGCTGCTGGAGGGATAG
- the trpB gene encoding tryptophan synthase subunit beta — protein MTAYRNTILQSTGYFGEYGGAYVPEAIRANTDALAAAFEQLQTDPAFLAELKQAYVEISGRPTAFTPLRNLSHKLGGAQLYIKNEGLNHTGAHKINHVLGQIIVARHMGRRRIIAETGAGQHGLATASLCARYGMPCTIYMGYKDYLRQRPNVFYMQMMGAEVVPVEEGQQTLNDAVVAAMKDLLSHPEDTHYLIGTVIGPNPYPKMNTFFQKIIGEEVREQALQAFGRLPHYVIACVGGGSNAMGAFFDFLDEPDVQLIGVEAGGHGEGYGAHAARFRRLQKGIYEGYYSYILQDADGNIAPTSSISAGLDYCGVSPILAWLYDAGRVQFRAATDEQVRQAYRTILSHEGVVPALESLHAVAYALELAPSLPPEQHIVINASGRGEKDLFIAMENLQPQQLAEFMELKLQQLRNLAISPKV, from the coding sequence ATGACCGCATACCGAAATACCATTCTGCAAAGCACCGGCTACTTTGGCGAATACGGGGGGGCCTATGTGCCCGAGGCCATACGCGCCAATACCGATGCGCTGGCGGCAGCCTTTGAGCAGCTACAGACGGATCCTGCCTTTCTGGCCGAGCTGAAGCAGGCCTACGTGGAGATCAGTGGCCGCCCCACAGCCTTCACCCCCCTGCGAAACCTGAGCCATAAACTGGGCGGTGCACAGCTATACATCAAAAACGAGGGGCTAAACCACACCGGGGCACACAAGATAAACCATGTGCTGGGCCAGATCATCGTGGCCCGCCACATGGGCCGCAGGCGCATTATAGCCGAAACCGGCGCAGGCCAGCATGGCCTGGCTACTGCCAGCCTGTGCGCCCGCTATGGCATGCCCTGCACCATCTACATGGGCTACAAAGACTACCTGCGCCAGCGCCCCAATGTATTCTATATGCAAATGATGGGGGCAGAGGTAGTGCCCGTAGAGGAAGGGCAGCAGACCCTGAATGACGCCGTAGTAGCCGCCATGAAGGACCTGCTAAGCCATCCGGAAGATACCCATTACCTGATTGGCACCGTTATTGGCCCGAACCCCTACCCAAAGATGAATACCTTCTTCCAGAAGATCATTGGCGAAGAGGTGCGCGAGCAGGCACTACAGGCCTTTGGCAGGCTGCCCCACTACGTTATTGCCTGTGTGGGTGGGGGTAGCAATGCCATGGGCGCGTTCTTCGACTTTCTGGATGAGCCAGACGTGCAGCTGATCGGCGTAGAGGCAGGGGGCCACGGTGAGGGCTATGGAGCACATGCAGCCCGCTTCCGAAGGCTACAGAAGGGCATCTACGAGGGCTACTACAGCTACATCCTGCAGGACGCGGATGGCAACATAGCGCCCACCAGCAGCATCAGTGCCGGGCTAGACTACTGCGGCGTAAGCCCCATACTGGCCTGGCTGTACGATGCCGGACGCGTGCAGTTTCGTGCAGCTACAGACGAGCAGGTGCGCCAGGCCTACCGCACCATCCTGAGCCACGAGGGGGTGGTACCCGCACTGGAGAGCCTGCATGCCGTGGCCTACGCCCTGGAGCTGGCACCCAGCCTGCCACCCGAACAGCACATTGTGATAAATGCCAGCGGCAGGGGCGAAAAGGACCTCTTTATTGCAATGGAAAACCTGCAACCCCAGCAGCTGGCCGAATTTATGGAGCTGAAGCTGCAGCAGCTGCGCAACCTGGCAATCAGCCCGAAAGTATAA
- the aroF gene encoding 3-deoxy-7-phosphoheptulonate synthase: protein MLVVMKADATDAQVQEVMAVLRSYHTQPEVLPGHSRVAIGVMGNKEAVRQDEVLRLPGVMEVIEVTKKYKRVSKEFHPADTLVRVGDATFGAGRPVVIAGPCSVESEAQTLATARAVKAQGGQIFRGGIFKPRTSPYFFQGIGYVGLQYMQKAREETGLPLCVEIMSSDDIDLYKDEVDLLQVGARNMQNFDLLKRLGKIDKPVLLKRGLSATVEEFLLAAEYILDGGNQQVILCERGVRTFETSTRNLLDLNSVALIKTLSHLPIVVDPSHAVGRHDLVAALARAAIAVGCDGLLVETHPTPQKALSDANQQLDFEEFANMMRQVNLLVDALPELYAARTTAYSA, encoded by the coding sequence ATGCTAGTTGTAATGAAAGCCGATGCCACCGATGCCCAAGTGCAAGAGGTGATGGCCGTACTCCGATCCTACCACACGCAGCCCGAGGTGCTGCCCGGGCACAGCCGGGTAGCCATTGGTGTAATGGGCAACAAGGAAGCCGTGCGGCAAGACGAGGTGCTAAGGCTGCCCGGGGTAATGGAGGTGATAGAAGTAACCAAGAAGTATAAGCGTGTGAGCAAGGAGTTTCATCCGGCAGATACCCTGGTGCGCGTGGGCGATGCCACCTTTGGCGCTGGGCGGCCTGTAGTAATAGCCGGCCCCTGCTCGGTAGAGAGCGAGGCGCAAACACTGGCTACCGCCCGCGCCGTAAAGGCACAGGGTGGCCAGATATTCCGGGGCGGCATCTTCAAGCCCCGCACCAGCCCCTACTTCTTCCAGGGCATTGGCTACGTAGGCCTGCAGTATATGCAAAAGGCACGTGAAGAAACCGGGCTGCCCCTGTGCGTGGAGATTATGAGCTCCGACGACATAGACCTGTACAAAGACGAAGTAGACCTGCTGCAGGTGGGGGCACGCAATATGCAGAACTTCGACCTGCTGAAAAGGCTGGGCAAGATAGACAAGCCCGTGCTGCTAAAGCGGGGGCTAAGTGCCACGGTAGAAGAATTTCTGCTAGCAGCCGAGTATATACTGGACGGTGGAAACCAGCAGGTGATCCTGTGCGAGCGGGGGGTCCGAACCTTTGAGACCAGTACGCGCAACCTGCTGGACCTGAACAGCGTAGCCCTTATAAAAACCCTAAGCCACCTACCCATCGTAGTAGACCCCAGCCATGCCGTGGGGCGACACGACCTGGTGGCGGCACTGGCACGCGCCGCCATAGCCGTGGGCTGCGACGGGCTGCTGGTAGAAACCCACCCAACACCGCAAAAGGCACTGAGCGATGCGAACCAGCAACTGGACTTTGAGGAGTTTGCCAACATGATGCGCCAGGTAAACCTGCTGGTAGATGCCCTGCCCGAACTGTATGCCGCCCGCACAACAGCCTATTCTGCCTAA
- a CDS encoding DUF1398 domain-containing protein produces MITQNQIRQAAEKVKSGADFPRFIQDLKALGITHYDTYVDNGSTCYYGAGDDRLETPGKYPAVDVQPVGAVGQLQAALASHQQGHTDYPTFCRQAAVAGVASWTTRLVEMTVSYCDKQGAVLLVEDIPSV; encoded by the coding sequence ATGATCACACAGAACCAAATTCGCCAAGCCGCCGAGAAGGTAAAGAGCGGAGCCGACTTCCCCCGGTTTATTCAGGACCTGAAGGCGCTGGGTATAACCCACTACGACACCTATGTGGACAATGGCAGCACCTGCTACTATGGGGCAGGAGATGACAGGCTGGAGACCCCCGGCAAGTATCCGGCGGTGGATGTACAGCCAGTGGGCGCTGTAGGGCAGCTACAGGCGGCACTTGCCAGCCACCAGCAGGGCCACACGGACTATCCCACCTTTTGCCGTCAGGCAGCTGTAGCAGGCGTGGCCAGCTGGACCACTCGGCTGGTGGAGATGACGGTAAGCTACTGCGACAAACAGGGGGCTGTACTCCTGGTGGAAGACATACCGAGCGTATAG
- the thiO gene encoding glycine oxidase ThiO: protein MTYTIVGGGIAGLSVAWHLARSQAGHRVQVLEAGELAGGASWAAAGMLAPVHELEFQELELLQAGLQALAYYPAFCQALGVPLDTTGTLEVPLDTEDLGYLQRLYRFQQAQGLAVTWLEQEALRTLEPELSPHIQAGILARTDIQVEHRLLLPTLIDALLHLGVELRPHTPVYSWASLGAGSTELQTNQGSLSTNRLILATGCGLPGAELQLPHKVYPIRGQMLALETGPQPLLRHSVRIRSKAYGPAYLVPKPNRLLIGSTSEEMGRDTRQRAGGLLDILRKTYRVLPALYHLHVQDSWAGLRPATLSRMPCLGAVAPGVWMLNGLYRHGILLGPYLAQQLVAVLQGAEVPAVLRPFWLNFSES, encoded by the coding sequence ATGACCTACACCATCGTGGGTGGGGGCATAGCCGGCCTGAGCGTGGCCTGGCACCTGGCCCGGAGCCAGGCCGGGCACCGGGTGCAGGTGCTGGAGGCGGGCGAACTGGCCGGGGGGGCCAGCTGGGCTGCGGCGGGCATGCTGGCCCCCGTGCACGAGCTGGAGTTTCAGGAGCTGGAGCTGCTGCAGGCCGGGCTGCAGGCACTGGCGTACTACCCTGCCTTTTGCCAGGCGCTGGGGGTGCCCCTGGATACTACGGGCACCCTGGAGGTGCCCCTGGACACCGAGGACCTGGGCTACCTGCAGCGGCTATATCGTTTCCAGCAGGCGCAGGGACTAGCGGTGACCTGGCTGGAGCAGGAGGCGCTGCGCACCCTGGAGCCCGAGCTAAGCCCGCACATTCAGGCTGGCATACTGGCCCGCACTGACATACAGGTGGAGCACAGGCTGCTGCTGCCCACCCTCATCGATGCACTGCTACACCTGGGGGTAGAACTGCGGCCCCACACCCCTGTGTACAGCTGGGCCAGCCTAGGCGCGGGCAGCACAGAGCTGCAAACAAACCAGGGCAGCCTAAGCACCAACCGGCTGATACTCGCCACCGGCTGCGGGCTGCCCGGGGCCGAGCTGCAGCTGCCGCACAAGGTATACCCCATACGCGGGCAGATGCTAGCCCTGGAGACAGGGCCACAGCCGCTGCTGCGCCATAGCGTGCGCATCCGCAGCAAGGCATATGGGCCCGCCTACCTGGTGCCCAAGCCAAACCGCCTGCTCATCGGCTCCACCAGCGAGGAGATGGGCCGCGATACCCGCCAGCGGGCCGGCGGACTGCTAGACATACTGCGGAAGACCTACCGGGTGCTACCCGCCCTATACCACCTGCATGTGCAGGATAGCTGGGCGGGCCTGCGCCCCGCCACCCTAAGCCGTATGCCCTGCCTGGGTGCAGTGGCACCCGGCGTATGGATGCTGAATGGACTGTATCGCCACGGCATCCTGCTAGGCCCCTACCTGGCGCAGCAGCTGGTAGCCGTGCTACAGGGGGCCGAGGTACCCGCAGTGCTACGTCCGTTCTGGCTAAATTTTTCAGAATCTTGA
- the aroQ gene encoding type II 3-dehydroquinate dehydratase, which translates to MTPLPNILMLNGPNLNMLGQREEAHYGADTLQAIQDELVAAFPQLRLEMHQSNHEGDLIDQLHNWAYYSAIVINAGAYSHYSYAIQDALRLVRVPVVEVHLSNIYARETFRHTSVISPVVRGVISGFGKDSYRLALYWLSSQLSQQPAAQRGKETEGA; encoded by the coding sequence ATGACTCCCCTACCTAACATACTGATGCTGAATGGCCCGAACCTGAATATGCTGGGCCAGCGCGAAGAGGCCCACTATGGGGCGGATACCCTGCAGGCCATCCAGGATGAGCTAGTAGCTGCCTTCCCGCAGCTCAGGCTAGAGATGCACCAGAGCAACCATGAGGGAGACCTGATAGACCAGCTGCACAACTGGGCATACTACAGCGCCATTGTAATAAACGCCGGGGCCTACAGCCACTACAGCTACGCCATCCAGGATGCCCTGCGCCTGGTGCGGGTGCCGGTGGTAGAGGTGCACCTGAGCAACATCTATGCACGCGAGACATTCCGGCACACCAGCGTCATCAGCCCTGTCGTGCGGGGGGTTATCAGCGGTTTCGGCAAGGATAGCTATCGCCTGGCCCTGTACTGGCTAAGCAGCCAGCTGAGCCAGCAGCCAGCAGCGCAGCGGGGCAAAGAAACCGAGGGGGCATGA
- the xerD gene encoding site-specific tyrosine recombinase XerD: MTNTRFEHNLNGNYVGWNYYLQSYYNYLRLEKGLSTNTLAAYRTDILRYLMYVETELGLTEPGHIQVQDIRAFLGYLADYCGLNELSQARNISSIRSFHQFLLQENYLQDNPAELIDLPRVQRKLPDVISLDEINQILDVCAPEKITEEEKMGGGDALGVRNRAMLELMYSSGLRVSELVSLRLDQLYLDDGIVRVVGKGNKERLIPLGSSAIDQIKRYSNLHRMKVKARPGNDPILFLNRRGAKLTRNMVFMIIKKACEQVGVYKTVSPHTFRHSFATHLIEGGADLIAVKEMLGHESVTTTEIYLHTNGHYLREVHASFHPRA, translated from the coding sequence TTGACCAACACTAGGTTTGAGCACAACCTAAATGGAAACTACGTGGGCTGGAACTATTACCTGCAGAGCTACTACAACTATCTGCGGCTCGAAAAGGGGCTGAGCACCAACACGCTGGCGGCGTACCGTACCGACATTTTGCGCTACCTGATGTATGTGGAGACGGAGCTGGGCCTGACAGAGCCCGGCCATATCCAGGTACAGGATATACGCGCTTTCCTGGGATATCTGGCAGACTACTGTGGCCTGAATGAACTGAGCCAGGCCCGAAACATCTCTTCCATCCGCTCCTTCCACCAGTTTCTGCTGCAGGAAAACTACCTGCAAGACAATCCGGCCGAGCTGATAGACCTGCCCAGGGTGCAGCGCAAGCTACCCGATGTGATTAGCCTGGATGAGATTAACCAGATCCTGGATGTGTGCGCTCCGGAAAAAATAACCGAAGAGGAGAAAATGGGCGGCGGAGATGCGCTGGGGGTACGAAACCGGGCCATGCTGGAGCTGATGTACAGCAGCGGCCTGCGGGTGAGCGAGCTGGTAAGCCTGCGCCTGGACCAGCTGTATCTGGACGATGGAATTGTGCGCGTGGTGGGCAAGGGCAATAAAGAGCGCCTCATACCGCTGGGTTCCTCGGCTATAGATCAGATTAAACGGTATTCCAACCTCCATCGTATGAAAGTAAAGGCGCGGCCCGGCAATGATCCCATCCTGTTCCTGAACCGGCGGGGCGCCAAGCTGACGCGCAACATGGTCTTCATGATCATCAAGAAGGCCTGCGAGCAGGTCGGCGTGTACAAGACGGTAAGCCCCCATACGTTTCGCCACAGCTTTGCCACCCACCTGATAGAGGGTGGGGCCGACCTGATAGCCGTGAAGGAGATGCTGGGCCACGAGAGTGTAACCACTACCGAGATATACCTGCACACCAACGGGCACTACCTGCGCGAGGTGCACGCCAGCTTCCACCCCCGGGCCTAA